Proteins from a single region of Gemmatirosa kalamazoonensis:
- a CDS encoding DUF1775 domain-containing protein, with the protein MSFLLRRARALALGVALLLAAPALALAHAVVFPKTSTPGAYERYVLRVPNEKTVPTVRVEIRFPADVRVTAFEDVPGWQLQVLTDSAKRVVGAVWTGVLPPQRFVELPFVAANPKASTRLVWPAYQTYADGERVEWTGAEGTKSPASSTSIAAAGASSGGAARWVSWAALALSLLSLGVALRRTDERVAR; encoded by the coding sequence ATGTCTTTCCTCCTGCGCCGCGCGCGGGCCCTGGCGTTAGGCGTCGCGCTGCTGCTCGCCGCGCCGGCGCTCGCCCTCGCGCACGCCGTGGTGTTCCCGAAGACGTCGACGCCCGGCGCGTACGAGCGCTACGTGCTGCGGGTGCCTAACGAGAAGACCGTGCCGACGGTCCGCGTCGAGATCCGCTTCCCGGCGGACGTGCGGGTCACCGCGTTCGAGGACGTGCCGGGGTGGCAGCTGCAGGTGCTCACCGATTCGGCGAAGCGTGTCGTCGGCGCGGTGTGGACGGGCGTGCTGCCGCCGCAGCGGTTCGTCGAGCTCCCGTTCGTGGCCGCGAACCCGAAGGCGAGCACGCGTCTCGTGTGGCCCGCCTACCAGACCTACGCCGACGGCGAGCGCGTCGAGTGGACGGGAGCCGAGGGCACGAAGTCCCCGGCCTCGTCCACGAGCATCGCGGCGGCGGGGGCGTCGTCCGGCGGCGCTGCGCGCTGGGTGTCGTGGGCGGCGCTCGCGCTGTCGCTGCTCAGCCTCGGCGTGGCGCTGCGCCGCACGGACGAGCGAGTGGCGCGTTAG
- a CDS encoding SDR family oxidoreductase: MSAPLAARDVVLVTGASSGIGEAIARRLAARGCRLALAARSAPELERVAAACRAAGGEAATFPTDVAEEAPCRAFVAGAAARYGRIDALVNNAGISMELRFEEIADLALVERIMRVNFLGAVYCTHAALPHLRATRGRIAAVSSLTGLSGVPTRTAYAASKHAVRGFFDSLRIELAGSGVSVTVVYPGFVATDIAARSYGTRHVHDAHAMSADACARQVVDAMDRRKREVVMTARGKLGRWLMLLAPALVDRIAARAIARGR; the protein is encoded by the coding sequence ATGTCCGCTCCACTGGCCGCACGCGACGTCGTCCTCGTCACCGGTGCCTCGTCGGGCATCGGCGAGGCGATCGCGCGGCGGCTCGCGGCGCGCGGCTGCCGGCTCGCGCTCGCCGCGCGCAGCGCACCGGAGCTGGAGCGGGTCGCCGCCGCGTGCCGCGCCGCCGGAGGCGAGGCGGCCACGTTCCCCACCGACGTCGCGGAGGAGGCGCCGTGCCGCGCGTTCGTCGCAGGCGCCGCGGCTCGCTATGGTCGGATCGACGCGCTCGTGAACAACGCCGGGATCTCGATGGAGCTGCGGTTCGAGGAGATCGCCGACCTCGCGCTCGTCGAGCGCATCATGCGCGTGAACTTCCTCGGTGCCGTGTACTGCACGCACGCCGCGCTGCCGCACCTCCGCGCGACGCGCGGGCGGATCGCCGCGGTGTCGAGCCTCACGGGGCTCTCCGGCGTGCCGACGCGCACCGCGTACGCCGCGAGCAAGCACGCCGTGCGCGGCTTCTTCGACTCGCTGCGCATCGAGCTCGCCGGCAGCGGCGTGAGCGTCACCGTCGTCTATCCCGGCTTCGTCGCGACGGACATCGCCGCGCGCTCGTACGGCACGCGCCACGTTCACGACGCGCACGCGATGTCGGCCGACGCGTGCGCGCGGCAGGTCGTCGACGCGATGGATCGGCGGAAGCGCGAGGTCGTGATGACGGCGCGCGGAAAGCTGGGCCGCTGGCTCATGCTCCTCGCGCCGGCGCTCGTGGATCGGATCGCGGCACGGGCGATCGCGCGCGGACGGTGA
- a CDS encoding LssY C-terminal domain-containing protein, translating into MPADLFTVALLGSASEVARAFTAAGWTTPARSKLRGELATILAAARGRGFGAQPFTTLQLDGRPPTLAFEKVVNSMAKRHHARAWPWGDVDGQPLWLVAATRDDGMRYSRARHAVTHRIDPDVDAERDKIVDDLVAASAVAARSYVARTPPDGPVLVNDGTTPAVTDWRLAVLVLR; encoded by the coding sequence CTGCCGGCGGACCTGTTCACCGTGGCGCTGCTCGGCAGCGCGTCGGAGGTGGCGCGCGCGTTCACGGCCGCCGGGTGGACGACGCCCGCGCGGTCGAAGCTGCGCGGCGAGCTCGCGACGATCCTCGCCGCGGCGCGCGGCCGCGGGTTCGGCGCGCAGCCGTTCACGACGCTGCAGCTCGACGGGCGGCCGCCGACGCTCGCGTTCGAGAAGGTCGTGAACTCCATGGCGAAGCGGCACCACGCGCGCGCGTGGCCGTGGGGCGACGTCGACGGGCAGCCGCTGTGGCTCGTCGCGGCGACGCGCGACGACGGCATGCGCTACTCGCGCGCCCGGCACGCCGTCACGCATCGCATCGATCCCGACGTCGACGCGGAGCGCGACAAGATCGTCGACGACCTCGTCGCCGCGTCGGCCGTGGCGGCGCGCTCGTACGTCGCGCGCACGCCGCCCGATGGCCCCGTGCTCGTGAACGACGGCACGACGCCGGCGGTGACCGACTGGCGCCTCGCGGTGCTGGTGCTGCGTTAG
- a CDS encoding VPS10 domain-containing protein, protein MPRATRPFHLAVLLALLAAAPSMLAAQKRPREELRPLAALRVDTATYSRLRWRHVGPEGNRVTSVAGVAGDPNVYYAGAASGGVFKTTDRGIHWSPISDSLPVSSIGAVAVAPSDPNVVWIGTGEAFIRSHISAGWGVWRSTDAGKHWARAGLENTGRISRIVVDPTNPDRAFAASLGFAYGPQQERGVYRTTDGGKSWERVLFVNDSTGVSELAMDPTNPRVLYAGTWQIEIHTWGRTSGGAGGGLWTSRDGGTTWTKLTGHGLPTTPVGKVNVALSGANPSRVYALIEAGDCVPLPNGQETSCGRLWRSDDAAATWRLVNSDIQLAGRTHYYNRFAVMPDNADEAYFANAAWVRTLDGGQTVQDPPPAEVPGGDHHDIWIDPKNANRMAVSHDGGVSITTNRGKSWLQVQLPIAQMYHVTVDNRIPYNLYGNRQDGPSAMCPSNPRVAGFDAYSNTIPRGVCQTVGGGESGWATPDTVDGNLVWSSASGYGSVGGIATLWDRRTNVAHNLDIWPLSTIGWAPDSLRYRFVWNFPLTISPHDHNMVYVGSQHVHVTTDSGRTWRELSPDLTRNDKSRQQRSGGLTPDNIGVEYAGVVFAIAESPVQRGLLWAGTNDGLVHVSRDGGKTWTNVTKNLPSLVEWGTVSSITPSRFDAGTAYLTVDGHQVDDRDPWVYKTTDFGATWRLITGGIPKSPLSYAHTIAEDPVTRGLLYLGTENGIYVSFDDGARWQPLQTNLPHAPVYWITVQPRYHDLVIATYGRGFWILDDVTPLRELASAVPNAPAHLFAPRETYRLRDAEGPFAIFDDPAASQAPPAGAAITYWITKAPNDSAKRAVGAKPDTTKKPPADSVTITIADAAGAVVRTMKGPADAGVGRVWWNLRYDRTREAKLRTSPEYASWFAVGPSGRTAPGVGRLAVLAPPGAYTVKLSYGGTETTRPLVIRKDPNSGGSEAEISAQVALLRAIGKDLDSAVSMINTLETVRGQLASLRTLLADDSARADAHTPVRTAADSLDRRLLGAERRLFQTRITGRGQDDVRWPMRLAEQLVYLGEEIGGSDYGPTQSQRDVATLLHGQLGQVAGDVAALLDRDLAAFNAMLRDRKLQNIIAAQ, encoded by the coding sequence ATGCCGCGCGCCACCCGGCCGTTCCACCTCGCCGTGCTCCTCGCGCTGCTCGCCGCCGCGCCGTCCATGCTCGCCGCGCAGAAGCGCCCGCGCGAGGAGCTCCGCCCGCTCGCCGCGCTGCGCGTCGACACCGCGACGTACTCGCGCCTTCGCTGGCGCCACGTCGGGCCGGAGGGAAACCGCGTCACGTCGGTGGCCGGCGTGGCGGGCGATCCGAACGTGTACTACGCCGGCGCCGCCTCGGGCGGCGTGTTCAAGACGACCGACCGCGGCATCCACTGGAGCCCGATCTCCGACAGCCTCCCGGTGTCGTCCATCGGCGCCGTCGCCGTCGCGCCGTCGGATCCGAACGTCGTGTGGATCGGCACCGGCGAGGCGTTCATCCGCAGCCACATCTCCGCCGGCTGGGGCGTGTGGCGATCGACCGACGCGGGGAAGCACTGGGCGCGCGCGGGGCTCGAGAACACCGGGCGGATCTCGCGCATCGTCGTCGATCCGACGAACCCCGACCGCGCGTTCGCCGCGTCGTTGGGCTTCGCGTACGGGCCGCAGCAGGAGCGCGGCGTCTACCGCACGACCGACGGCGGCAAGTCGTGGGAGCGCGTGCTGTTCGTGAACGACTCCACCGGCGTGTCGGAGCTCGCGATGGACCCGACGAACCCGCGCGTGCTCTACGCCGGCACGTGGCAGATCGAGATCCACACGTGGGGGCGGACGAGCGGCGGCGCCGGCGGCGGCCTCTGGACGTCGCGCGACGGCGGCACGACGTGGACGAAGCTCACCGGGCACGGGCTCCCCACGACGCCCGTGGGCAAGGTGAACGTCGCGCTGAGCGGCGCGAACCCGAGCCGCGTCTACGCGCTCATCGAGGCCGGCGACTGCGTGCCGCTGCCTAACGGCCAGGAGACGTCGTGCGGCCGCCTCTGGCGCTCCGACGACGCCGCCGCGACCTGGCGGCTCGTCAACAGCGACATCCAGCTCGCCGGCCGCACGCACTACTACAACCGCTTCGCCGTCATGCCCGACAACGCCGACGAGGCGTACTTCGCGAACGCGGCGTGGGTGCGGACGCTCGACGGCGGCCAGACCGTGCAGGACCCGCCGCCCGCCGAGGTGCCGGGCGGCGACCACCACGACATCTGGATCGACCCGAAGAACGCGAATCGCATGGCCGTGAGCCACGACGGCGGCGTGTCGATCACGACGAACCGCGGCAAGAGCTGGCTGCAGGTGCAGCTCCCGATCGCGCAGATGTATCACGTGACGGTCGACAACAGGATCCCGTACAACCTCTACGGCAACCGGCAGGACGGTCCATCGGCGATGTGTCCCAGCAACCCGCGGGTCGCCGGCTTCGACGCCTACTCGAACACGATCCCGCGCGGCGTCTGCCAGACGGTGGGCGGCGGCGAGAGCGGGTGGGCGACGCCCGACACGGTCGACGGGAACCTCGTCTGGTCGAGCGCGTCGGGCTACGGCAGCGTGGGCGGCATCGCGACGCTCTGGGACCGGCGCACGAACGTCGCGCACAACCTCGACATCTGGCCGCTCTCCACGATCGGGTGGGCGCCGGACAGCCTGCGCTACCGCTTCGTCTGGAACTTCCCGCTCACCATCTCGCCGCACGACCACAACATGGTGTACGTGGGCTCCCAGCACGTGCACGTCACCACCGACAGCGGCCGCACGTGGCGCGAGCTCAGTCCCGACCTCACGCGCAACGACAAGAGCCGGCAGCAGCGCTCGGGCGGCCTCACGCCGGACAACATCGGCGTCGAGTACGCCGGCGTGGTGTTCGCCATCGCCGAGTCGCCGGTGCAGCGCGGGCTGCTGTGGGCGGGGACGAACGACGGTCTCGTGCACGTCTCGCGGGACGGCGGGAAGACGTGGACGAACGTCACGAAGAACCTGCCGAGCCTCGTCGAATGGGGCACGGTGAGCTCCATCACGCCGTCGCGCTTCGACGCGGGCACGGCGTATCTCACGGTCGACGGTCACCAGGTGGACGACCGCGATCCGTGGGTCTACAAGACGACGGACTTCGGCGCGACGTGGCGACTGATCACCGGCGGGATCCCGAAGTCGCCGCTCTCCTACGCGCACACGATCGCCGAGGACCCGGTCACCCGGGGGCTGCTCTACCTCGGCACCGAGAACGGCATCTACGTGTCGTTCGACGACGGCGCGCGCTGGCAGCCGCTGCAGACGAACCTGCCGCACGCGCCCGTCTACTGGATCACGGTGCAGCCGCGCTACCACGACCTCGTGATCGCGACGTACGGGCGCGGCTTCTGGATCCTCGACGACGTGACGCCGCTGCGGGAGCTCGCCTCGGCGGTGCCTAACGCGCCGGCGCATCTGTTCGCACCGCGCGAGACGTACCGGCTGCGCGACGCGGAGGGGCCGTTCGCGATCTTCGACGACCCGGCGGCGTCACAGGCGCCCCCGGCGGGCGCGGCGATCACCTACTGGATCACGAAGGCGCCGAACGACTCGGCGAAGCGGGCCGTGGGCGCGAAGCCCGACACGACGAAGAAGCCGCCCGCGGACAGCGTGACGATCACGATCGCCGACGCGGCGGGTGCCGTCGTGCGCACCATGAAGGGCCCGGCCGACGCGGGGGTGGGCCGCGTGTGGTGGAACCTGCGCTACGATCGCACGCGCGAGGCGAAGCTGCGCACGTCGCCGGAGTACGCGTCGTGGTTCGCGGTGGGCCCGTCGGGGCGGACGGCGCCGGGCGTGGGGCGGCTCGCGGTGCTCGCGCCGCCGGGGGCGTACACGGTGAAGCTGTCGTACGGCGGCACCGAGACGACGCGGCCGCTCGTGATCCGCAAGGACCCGAACAGCGGCGGCAGCGAGGCGGAGATCTCGGCCCAGGTCGCGCTGCTCCGCGCCATCGGCAAGGATCTCGACAGCGCGGTGTCGATGATCAACACGCTGGAGACGGTGCGCGGCCAGCTCGCGTCGCTGCGCACGCTGCTCGCCGACGACTCGGCGCGGGCCGACGCGCACACGCCCGTGCGCACCGCCGCCGACTCGCTCGACCGCCGACTGTTAGGCGCCGAGCGTCGACTGTTCCAGACGCGGATCACGGGGCGCGGACAGGACGACGTGCGGTGGCCGATGCGGCTCGCCGAGCAGCTCGTGTACCTCGGCGAGGAGATCGGCGGCTCCGACTACGGGCCCACGCAGTCGCAGCGCGACGTGGCGACGCTGCTCCACGGGCAGCTCGGCCAGGTCGCGGGCGATGTCGCCGCGCTGCTCGACCGCGACCTCGCGGCGTTCAACGCGATGCTGCGCGACCGGAAGCTGCAGAACATCATCGCGGCGCAGTGA
- a CDS encoding DUF3592 domain-containing protein, with translation MIVAALSILVLIGVAIGAVGVRNAWRAAASRGWPTASGVVVASARETHVTYDQRTNRSSRAYGARVRVRYAVGGAEYETEQRRFGQIVGTTDPSDAGLLVLRYPPGAPVTVAYDPAHPSRAVMEPGLFAEALSLPAAGLAFVVAGVLSIVLFLGSVGDDARGMALGLTLFGLVFCAIGAALLTPGAIALWRARASAHWPAAAGTIVMGRPAPLPVDAADAAVDSAESADSASGRVLQPGRLVYAYDVGGHRHYANVRTFGQVSRGGGGPDETIGARYPIGRAITVRHAPDAPDLAVLEPGVSGEAWLLPGVGAAFLLFGFAVVRWGVPALARS, from the coding sequence ATGATCGTCGCCGCGCTGTCGATCCTCGTCCTCATCGGCGTGGCGATCGGCGCGGTGGGCGTGCGCAACGCGTGGCGCGCGGCGGCGAGCCGTGGGTGGCCGACGGCGTCCGGCGTCGTCGTCGCGTCGGCGCGCGAGACGCACGTCACGTACGACCAGCGGACGAACCGCTCGTCGAGGGCGTACGGCGCGCGCGTGCGCGTGCGGTACGCGGTGGGCGGCGCGGAGTACGAGACGGAGCAGCGCCGGTTCGGGCAGATCGTCGGAACGACGGATCCGTCGGACGCCGGGCTGCTGGTGCTGCGCTACCCGCCGGGCGCGCCGGTGACCGTCGCGTATGACCCCGCGCACCCGTCGCGCGCGGTGATGGAGCCGGGGCTGTTCGCCGAAGCGCTCTCGCTGCCGGCGGCGGGGCTCGCGTTCGTCGTCGCGGGCGTGCTCTCCATCGTGCTGTTCCTCGGCAGCGTCGGTGACGACGCGCGCGGGATGGCGTTGGGCCTCACGCTGTTCGGGCTCGTGTTCTGCGCGATCGGCGCGGCGCTGCTCACGCCGGGCGCGATCGCGCTGTGGCGCGCGCGGGCGAGCGCGCACTGGCCGGCGGCGGCGGGAACGATCGTCATGGGCCGCCCCGCGCCGCTCCCGGTCGACGCCGCCGACGCGGCCGTCGACAGCGCCGAGTCGGCCGACAGCGCGTCGGGGCGCGTGCTCCAGCCGGGGCGGCTGGTGTATGCGTACGACGTCGGCGGGCACCGGCACTACGCGAACGTGCGGACGTTCGGCCAGGTCTCGCGCGGCGGCGGCGGCCCGGACGAGACGATCGGGGCGCGCTATCCGATCGGTCGCGCGATCACCGTCAGGCACGCGCCCGACGCGCCGGATCTCGCGGTGCTGGAGCCGGGCGTGTCGGGCGAGGCGTGGCTGCTGCCGGGGGTGGGGGCGGCGTTCCTGCTCTTCGGATTCGCCGTCGTCCGGTGGGGGGTGCCGGCGCTGGCGCGCTCCTGA
- a CDS encoding PadR family transcriptional regulator, translated as MPIGANSDFLHGTLDVLILKTLSWGPRHGYAIARWLETGSGDALQIEDGSLYPALYRLERKGWIEAEWGVTETKRRAKFYRLSRAGRDHLLRQTAEWAAFSEAVSRILLPAHAAAT; from the coding sequence ATGCCCATCGGCGCGAACAGCGACTTCCTCCACGGCACGCTCGACGTGCTGATCCTGAAGACCCTCTCCTGGGGCCCGCGCCACGGCTACGCCATCGCGCGCTGGCTCGAGACCGGGTCCGGCGACGCCCTCCAGATCGAGGACGGCTCGCTCTACCCCGCGCTCTACCGCCTCGAGCGCAAAGGATGGATCGAGGCCGAGTGGGGCGTCACCGAGACGAAGCGCAGGGCGAAGTTCTACCGCCTCTCCCGCGCCGGTCGCGACCACCTGCTGCGACAGACGGCCGAGTGGGCCGCGTTCTCCGAGGCCGTCTCGCGCATCCTCCTGCCGGCGCACGCCGCCGCGACGTGA
- a CDS encoding ABC transporter permease, with the protein MSGWQRVLPARLRRGAVAGQVDDELAFHLEMRAQEYVDRGLTPEAARAEALRRMGDLERVRGTCRALGEAKERDMARAEWFEEAWQDLRFAARQLLRARALTAIAALTLALGIGATAAIFGVVDAVVLRPLPFDHPERIVKLRSAARGGGVSSVSNANFLDWRAQGAAVFEVMAAEVQTGMTLSRPGDVPVLLDGARASADWFRVFGARAAMGRTFGADDDVPGRGNVVVLADRTWQKYFHADPRILGRALQLNGTSYTVIGVMPASFDYVEESEALWVPLALSPKDAANRGAGYLTVLGRLRRDVAPEDAARAMALVGRRLAQQYPEDNRDDGISVKPFAADLTGDYSGRLLTLLGAVGFVLLIACANVANLLLARGASRAKELALRSALGAGRARLVRQLLTESVALALLGGVLGAALAVGGVRALVAIAPPGVPRLEQAAVDGRVLAFTLLLSVASSIVFGLAPALRAARPDLQPTLREGGRGTMPAVRDRLRAGLVVAEVALALVLLTGAGLLTRSAVLLHRVEPGFDPAGVLTARIMLPEAGYADAARVVETYRRIGEEVRRVPGVKDAGFVLMVPLADDDAAATVTAEGKPLTPENRIPVPFRITSGGYFQTMGIPIVRGRDFTDRDDATAPRVAIVNESLARKLWPGQDAIGKRLTQITASPEDPGWTEVVGVVRDVREKGIGIPTRAEVFYPVAQTNPRLWALLQRSLVLVARNGRGAGSASALERPLRAAVARIDPDLALGSVRSMDDYLAASLATSRFTSLLLGALSAIGLALAVVGIYGIIAYFVTQRVPEIGVRMALGATPRGIRVLVVRSAMRPVALGVVLGAAAAVGATRLLRAYLFGVTPTDPATIVVVVALLLGAALAASLVPARRAMRVDPATVARG; encoded by the coding sequence GTGAGCGGGTGGCAGCGCGTCCTGCCGGCGCGCCTCCGCCGCGGTGCCGTCGCCGGCCAGGTGGACGACGAGCTGGCGTTCCACCTCGAGATGCGCGCGCAGGAGTACGTCGACCGCGGCCTCACTCCGGAGGCCGCGCGGGCCGAGGCGCTCCGCCGCATGGGCGACCTCGAGCGAGTGCGCGGGACGTGCCGCGCGTTGGGCGAAGCGAAGGAGCGTGACATGGCGCGGGCCGAGTGGTTCGAGGAAGCGTGGCAGGATCTCCGGTTCGCCGCCCGGCAGCTGCTCCGCGCGCGCGCCCTCACCGCGATCGCCGCGCTCACGCTCGCGTTAGGCATCGGCGCCACCGCCGCGATCTTCGGCGTGGTCGATGCCGTCGTGCTGCGGCCGCTCCCGTTCGACCACCCCGAGCGCATCGTGAAGCTCCGCAGCGCCGCGCGCGGCGGCGGCGTGAGCAGCGTGTCGAACGCGAACTTCCTCGACTGGCGCGCGCAGGGCGCCGCCGTGTTCGAGGTCATGGCCGCCGAGGTGCAGACGGGGATGACGCTGTCGCGCCCCGGCGACGTGCCCGTGCTGCTCGACGGCGCGCGCGCGTCCGCCGACTGGTTCCGCGTGTTCGGCGCCCGCGCGGCGATGGGGCGCACGTTCGGCGCCGACGACGACGTGCCGGGACGCGGCAACGTCGTCGTGCTCGCGGACCGCACGTGGCAGAAGTACTTCCACGCGGACCCGCGCATACTCGGCCGCGCGCTGCAGCTCAACGGCACGTCGTACACCGTCATCGGCGTCATGCCGGCGTCGTTCGACTACGTGGAGGAGAGCGAGGCGCTGTGGGTGCCGCTCGCGCTCTCGCCGAAGGACGCTGCGAACCGCGGGGCCGGCTATCTCACCGTCCTCGGACGGCTGCGCCGCGACGTCGCGCCGGAGGACGCGGCGCGCGCCATGGCGCTCGTCGGGCGACGCCTCGCGCAGCAGTACCCGGAGGACAACCGCGACGACGGGATCAGCGTGAAGCCGTTCGCCGCCGATCTCACGGGCGACTACAGCGGCCGCCTGCTCACGCTGCTCGGCGCGGTGGGCTTCGTGCTGCTCATCGCCTGCGCGAACGTGGCGAACCTGCTGCTCGCGCGCGGCGCGTCGCGGGCGAAGGAGCTCGCGCTGCGCAGCGCGTTAGGCGCGGGGCGCGCGCGGCTCGTGCGACAGCTCCTCACGGAGAGCGTGGCGCTCGCGCTGCTCGGTGGCGTGCTCGGCGCGGCGCTCGCCGTCGGCGGCGTGCGCGCGCTCGTCGCCATCGCGCCGCCCGGCGTGCCGCGCCTCGAGCAGGCCGCGGTCGACGGGCGCGTGCTCGCGTTCACGCTGCTCCTCTCCGTCGCGAGCAGCATCGTGTTCGGCCTCGCGCCGGCGCTGCGCGCGGCGCGCCCGGATCTCCAGCCGACGCTGCGCGAGGGCGGACGCGGGACGATGCCGGCCGTGCGCGACCGGCTGCGCGCGGGCCTCGTGGTGGCGGAGGTCGCGCTCGCGCTCGTGCTGCTCACCGGCGCCGGGCTGCTCACGCGCAGCGCCGTGCTGCTGCACCGCGTGGAGCCCGGCTTCGACCCGGCCGGCGTGCTCACCGCGCGCATCATGCTCCCCGAGGCCGGCTACGCCGACGCCGCGCGCGTCGTGGAGACCTATCGCCGCATCGGCGAGGAGGTGCGGCGCGTGCCTGGCGTGAAGGACGCGGGGTTCGTGCTGATGGTGCCGCTCGCCGACGACGATGCGGCGGCGACGGTGACGGCGGAGGGAAAGCCGCTCACGCCCGAGAACCGGATCCCGGTGCCGTTCCGCATCACGAGCGGCGGCTACTTCCAGACGATGGGGATCCCGATCGTGCGCGGACGCGACTTCACCGATCGCGACGACGCGACCGCGCCGCGCGTCGCGATCGTGAACGAGTCGCTCGCCCGAAAGCTGTGGCCCGGCCAGGACGCGATCGGCAAGCGGCTCACGCAGATCACGGCGTCGCCCGAGGATCCGGGATGGACGGAGGTCGTCGGCGTCGTGCGCGACGTACGCGAGAAGGGGATCGGCATACCGACGCGGGCCGAGGTGTTCTATCCGGTCGCGCAGACGAACCCGCGGCTCTGGGCGCTGCTCCAGCGGTCGCTCGTGCTCGTCGCGCGCAACGGTCGCGGGGCCGGCTCCGCGTCGGCGCTCGAGCGGCCGCTGCGCGCCGCCGTCGCGCGCATCGATCCCGACCTGGCGCTCGGCAGCGTGCGCAGCATGGACGACTACCTCGCGGCGTCGCTCGCCACGTCGCGCTTCACGTCGCTGCTGCTCGGCGCGCTCAGCGCGATCGGGCTCGCGCTCGCCGTCGTCGGCATCTACGGCATCATCGCGTACTTCGTGACACAGCGCGTGCCGGAGATCGGCGTGCGCATGGCGCTCGGCGCGACGCCACGCGGCATCCGCGTGCTCGTCGTGCGGAGCGCCATGCGCCCCGTGGCGCTCGGCGTCGTGCTGGGCGCGGCGGCGGCCGTCGGCGCGACGCGGCTGCTGCGCGCCTACCTCTTCGGCGTCACGCCCACCGACCCGGCGACGATCGTCGTCGTCGTCGCGCTGCTGTTAGGCGCGGCGCTCGCCGCGAGCCTCGTCCCCGCGAGGCGCGCGATGCGCGTCGACCCGGCGACGGTAGCCCGCGGCTAG
- a CDS encoding PEP-CTERM sorting domain-containing protein: MHRRIVVALAALTLPAAAAVAHAQSGAGQFGRLGTFAGCSAFACHQFTLTEVARSGPVLPLPGVPGLAPQNVPSYLVDYALTGTTTYLAPAFAGPAPFVVTSFDLWLFRDGDLGEGGVVPFLFQSLDGLAPGQAIAWTFTSGASSPFANALTGYLPVDAPAGAAAVGYPTPFLMSDFWSGPDDAGGVTDVVSEFTVASLAVTSTPEPATVGLVGVGALLVLAAGYRRRVDAHRAPRGDEARGERRA; the protein is encoded by the coding sequence ATGCACCGCCGTATCGTTGTCGCCCTCGCCGCCCTCACTCTTCCCGCGGCGGCCGCCGTGGCGCACGCGCAGTCGGGGGCGGGACAGTTCGGCCGGCTCGGCACGTTCGCCGGCTGCTCCGCGTTCGCCTGCCACCAGTTCACGCTGACCGAGGTCGCGCGCAGCGGCCCGGTCCTGCCGCTGCCCGGGGTGCCCGGACTCGCGCCGCAGAACGTGCCGTCGTACCTCGTCGACTACGCGCTCACCGGCACGACGACCTATCTCGCGCCCGCGTTCGCGGGCCCGGCGCCGTTCGTCGTCACGTCGTTCGACCTGTGGCTGTTCCGCGACGGCGACCTGGGGGAGGGCGGGGTCGTCCCGTTCCTGTTCCAGTCGCTCGACGGCCTCGCGCCCGGCCAGGCGATCGCGTGGACGTTCACGTCCGGCGCGTCGAGCCCGTTCGCGAACGCCCTCACCGGATACCTGCCGGTGGACGCGCCGGCCGGCGCGGCGGCGGTCGGCTACCCGACCCCGTTCCTGATGTCCGACTTCTGGTCGGGTCCCGACGATGCCGGCGGCGTGACCGACGTCGTCTCCGAGTTCACCGTCGCGTCGCTGGCGGTCACGAGCACGCCGGAGCCCGCGACCGTCGGCCTGGTCGGCGTCGGTGCGCTGCTCGTGCTAGCCGCGGGCTACCGTCGCCGGGTCGACGCGCATCGCGCGCCTCGCGGGGACGAGGCTCGCGGCGAGCGCCGCGCCTAA